The stretch of DNA AACCATCCTCATTGTACGTACTCGTGTAGTCATTAGTCCCTAGAACCTCAGTATTATTGTTACCCCTCCATTTAACACATATCTTTGTTGGGTTTTGTTCTACCGGATCAAATATCCTAAAGAGCAATATTAAAACATCCTTATTCTTTATGTTTTTAGCCCAATAGCTTTTGTTCTCATAAGTGTAAGTTTTAGTACCAAATTGCATCTCAAATGAACTTCCACTCTCAGGCTGAATAGATGTTAAAAGTTCATTGTCATAATTAAAGGTTAATTTGCCGTATTGATTTTGAAGAAATGCTAACTTATTGTTGCTCCATGCAATTGTTGTAATGCCGTCTGAAAATTCTACGTCCCAATAAATGGGAGCCGGAGGATATTCTCCATTTTCATCCGGCGGCATTGTGGGCCAGAAGGGATCTACGTAATCAGCCCAATGGCCTGTCTCGTAGCCACTAGCTTTATCGCCATTAAAATTAAATTTGTGTACAGAAGGACCCGATAATTCAATATATTCACCTTCTCTACCAACAGTGTGCAACTTATTGTTTTGATAAGTAAAGTGATGTGTGTCGTTTGACTGCCCTGAAGGAAAATAATAGTTTTCACTGATAGATGCTAAATCTCCCTCATCATTATAATATGAAAAAGCAATTTTTGCAGAATCAGCATTTTCCTGTTCATCATACAGGATAACCAGTTCAACTGGCAAATATTTCAGATTTGTGTTTTCTGTTGTCTTAAGTACGGGATCATTTTCACCTATTATATCTTTCTGACATCCAATGACAGCAAGACATAGAATTAGTAGGTAGAGAGTGTAAGTTTTCATAGAATTAGTGATTAGAATTAGTGATTAGAATTAACTTTTTTATAGGTAATATTAACATCAGTACTATCAGTCAATGTTCCGGACATATCACTATAATACTCCATCTTTTTATGAGAATATAATGGAAAGCCGGATGGGTTATAGATGGTGTTATGATAAGACAAGTGTCTACTCTCTCGTTCGATTCGACGATTATCACTTATAGAAAGATTTGTTATATCATTTTCAACTGGATATATCCAAGGAATGTCTATTATACCCGTAAGGAACAGTAACTCTTTGCTTTTAATATCATTTGCCCAGTACTTGTTAGCATTAGTGTTAAAACTAAAAATTAAAGACGCCTTGTCATAGTCATTGCCACCCCCAACAAAGTAATGATCCAACACATTATTTGAATTATAATGAAACCATGCAGTGTCATTGGATGCTCCATTGATATTATAATTGAAGTATATCTCACTTAATCGTCCATTTTGTCGCTTTATTTTATAATCTATTACTTCGTTACCTACATAGTTGATTTCAGTAAAAGCACATACTTCTTTTTTGTTATAAGAAAACCTATATTCTATAGACAATTGATTCCTACTATAGAACTTGATGTTATCAACCTCTTTATTTCCATTGTAGGTAAAACGAAATTCATATCGCCCCCAAATTATTCGGTCTAAATTGCCTAGATCATCCTTGTAGTAAAAAGATAGAGAGTCCCATTGTGAATTTTTATAAACTAATGGCAGGTAGCGGTCCTTTTTACATTTACAATTCTTGTCTTTTTTTGCTGCTAATTCAGCTTCCGTTTCACCTATATCTTTCTGACATCCAATGACAGAAAAACATAACATTAGTAGATAAAGAGCGTACGTTTTCATAGAATTAGAGATTAGAATTAGTGATATTACATACTTCATTATTTTTTGTATAAAAGTTAATCTTTGACTTTATTTCTTTACAACAATCTTCCGGTAGGTAATTCTTTTTTCGGAAATCTGGACGTTGCGTTAATTGCTTACTATTTTTTGATAATAGATTTTGCGTTGATCATTATAATATTGTGGACCACTAGCATCTAAAGTTGCTACCATTGAACTCTTGAGGAAAATCGGATAATTTGCATCATTGTACTGTATTTCGGAATAACTGGCACGCTTATCCAATACAAAATCAACTTGCTGTATACTTATAATGTTATTTTTTGTAGGAAAAATATCCATTAGCTCTGAAATACTTATATAGGATAAAAGCTCCTTCGATTTTACATCTTTGGCCCAATAGTTTTTATCATTACTGATGAAATCATAATAATATCCCCAGCCTGCATCATCTTTGTAACTACGAGCTAATGCTTTAGCATTATTAATATCTTCATAAAGAAAATACCTGGGTCTAAATTCTGTAGCATCATAGAATCTTTCCAGAACTACAATGGTATCATTTTCAGTAGAATTAAAGATTAAATCAAAATAAGGAATGCTAGGTCTATTAGTTCTGAAGAAAGAACATTTAGCTAATTTACCCTCTTTATTGGTAATTAAATAATAGCCCTTGTCATAATAATCCACTCGATGGAGTTCATTATCACTGTTATAATGAAATTTAATAACTCCGTTTCTTCTGCTTGACGTTACACAAGAAATATTGCCATTGTTGTCATGATAGCTGATTCGAATGGTGTCTACTAAAGAATTGTCTAAACTGCTATCAACTATCATTACAGGCAAATAGCGTTCTTTGTTGTATTTACCATCCTTATCATTTTTAGCTGCTAACTCAGCATCACTTTCACCTATATCCTTCTGACATCCCATGACAGAAAAACATAGCATCAGTAGATAGAGAGCGTAAGTTTTCATAGTTGTTGTAACCCAAATTATTTGACGATTATCTTTTCATAGAATGTTTTGATAGTGGAATTATACTTCTCATAAAACCATCCATCGCCTTCCCAATGAATGGCTTGCTCCTGAACAGTTCGAATAGGATAATCATGTTCATTGTATTCCGCTTCAAGTACTCGAATTGTATCGTATGTGAAGTCTATGGAACGCCTGAAAGATGACATATTGTTGATTTCTTTTTGCGAAGGAACTATTCGTGCTGGATTAACATTTCCGCTAGGATCTGAGAAGATCAAAAAATACAATTCCTTATTCTTGATATCTTTTGCCCAATAATTTTTCTCATTCGTTTCATACAAGGCATTAATACTATTCCATGGGTGAACTACACTCCAACTGAGTATTTTGTTGGGTTCCTTAGGATTTAAGTATTGATATTTCTGCTGAGCGCCATAAGTCGGTTCAATAATATTTGTTTCAATAACTTCTTTTAATGCATCTTTATTCCAATCTAGCGTCCATTCAAGCTGAAATTCTGAACTTCCATTTTTTAGTTCATATTTTTTACACTTGTAAATTTTATTGTTTTTATAAGTAATTAAATACTCATAGCGTAAACCATACCATTCAAAGTATTCAACTTTGGTAATTTCGGTTTTATCATTGTAGTAAACTTTAAGATACGGGCCACCATCCTTACCCATTCGTATTAAACTTAAATTGCCCACCTTGTCATGATATTCAAAGCGCATTACTAAAGCTGTTGTATCTTCAAGCGTTCTTTTAACAGGCAGATACAAAATCTTACATTTACAATCCTTGTCTTTTTTAGCTGCTAGATCAGCTTCATTTTCGGCTATATCTTTTTGACATCCGATGACAGAAAAACATAGAATTAGGAGATAGAGAGCGTAAGTTTTCATAGTATTTAGAGGTTAAATTTGATTTCTATTTATCCACTAGACATGATACATAGTATAAATTTTAATTAATCACTTTTCTGTAATAAACGTGCGTTGTAATCGTAGGCTGGGGAGAAACATATTCTCCTTCATAAAAAACAGACTCCTTTTCCCAATAGGTTGGATATCCCGCTACGTTGTAAGTCTTATTAACGTAGTTTGTTGATATGATAATGGGATTATGGCTTAGATTATCAAGATAAGATGCTGAAGAGATATCTTTTTGGGCAGGAAGTACTTCAAAAAATTGCACGGCTTGACCAAGCAATTCTTTATTTTTTATATCCTTTGCCCAGTAGTTCTTAGCATCACTTACATAGTTGTTATTTCCACCTGTCTCATATTGATTTAAGTAATTATAAGCATACAATGTACTATCATTATAATGAAACTTACGGACTAATGTATCGCCAAAAACAGGATGCATTACCCCTTCTATCTGTGTATAGTTGCTATAGTAACTAAACCTTCCTACTTCATAGCCATTTGCAAACTTCCACGGTTTGTTGTCTTTATAAGTGATAAGGTATTCTGAAAATAAAGTAGAGTCGCCATTGCCCTTTAACTGAACTTTTACTATTTCATTATTACTGTTATAAAAAAATAGCAAAGTAGACCATGAGGATTTTATACTACTTAAATTTCCGATACTATCCTTGTAGCTGAGATCATACGTTTGAGCATCAATAATGATTTTAACAGGTAAATAAAGGGTGTCTTGTGTTATAACATTCGATGTATTATTACCGGAACCGCCAGAAGTAAGCCAATCCATTTCTTTCTGGCAGCTTGTACAGAAAAGAGATAAAATCATGAAGTGGAAAAAGTGTTTTTTCATAAAAGATTTATAGATGTATAATTATTACTTTTCAAATTGGTGCTAAATGCTAAAGGCTAATGGCACATTAACAGATTTTAAGGAACGTGCAATGGCCTTTTATTATTCTAGTTGGGAGAAATTAGGAGACTTTTTCCATATCGCGGTAGGTTCTTTACGATTATCGTGGCAGCCAACAAATAAAATAGCAGAAGCTATAAGGTAGATAGAGCGCATTTTCATAGTTAGTCAGATTTTTTGTTTTAAATAGCAGTACATTAAATTACAAAAAATCTGACAAACAATTACTTACATTTTTTATTTAAGCAAAATTACTTCAAATAAACAGGTTGCAACAATCTCATAATGGGGTAACGGTTATGCGTTGGTTCGTAATATGGAGATTGCTTATAGATAAAATCAAGCTGAGCGTAGGCGCTTTGCGCAAACTTTGGATCGGTCTGGCGTTTTGCATCTAGCCTTGCTTTTAAACTCGGGTCTTTCTTTAGCATTTCAGCAGCCATGTCTTCAAATAAGTAATCAGAAAAACCTTCTTTTTGACCTAAGACACTATCAAAAAAATTCCAGTTAAAATAGGAATCGATAGCTTGTGGCTCCAATGTTTCAACAATGTATCTGTTTACCGGTTGATCGACTTGAACAACATAATCGCCCTTATAGAACTTAACGCTCATCGTATCTTTTCTCAATTGAACAGCTGAGTGATTATAATGGCCTTCGTATGGACGCTGAGCTGTTTTATAATCGGTAATTCGATACATCTCGCCATTTAGAGTCATGTCTTTACCTAGTTGCTTCAGCTGAACGCCATTCAATTTTAATAACTCAATAACCTTATGCCATGATTGCGGTATTACATAGGCCCATGGTTTCTCAATCGACTGAGTCGGCTTAAAATCATTACAGTAATCGATTGTTTTTTCGTACGGTTGATTGTGGTCGTAAAACAAACGATCAAGTCCGCTTACTTCACTTGATTTGTGAACACCTTCAAATCCTTTGAAAGTAAGTGTCGCTTTTTTAGCTGTATCCAGCTCCCAATTAAGTGGAAATGTTTTCTGCGTTTTTATCGATTCATCTGCCTTCCTCTTCGTCTCAACTATCTGCTTGGCATCCTTCTCCACTATATTCATCAGCTCATCCATAAAACCATAGTTTGCCCATACACGTTGATCAAAAGGTTTCCACATATGAGTTTCAACCACAAAACCTATGCTATTGAATAATGTACTATAACCGGTGCTATAACGAGGTGAATCATTGAAACCTTCGTATCCTTTATCAGGAGTATCGCCCCAAACATTTACATAAGGAATCATTTCAAACTTACGTTCTTTCATCTTATCCAGTAAAACCGGAATGAGTTGTGTATTCATATAAGCAGAAACGGCAGGATTTAATTTGTCTTTCTGAGTTGCGATATAGGTCATTATGTATTGATAATCGGCACCATTGCTAGTATGATTATCCACAAAAACTTCGGGTTTCCACTCCTGGAACAGCTGTTGGAACGATTGTGAGTTACGTGAATCAGTTTTGATGTAGTCGCGGTTAAGATCGAGATTCCGGTAGTTGCCTCTGAAACCGTACTCTTTAGGTCCATTTTGATTCACCCTTGAATATGGACTACGGTTCAACATTCCGTCAATATTATAGACTGGAACAAAACACAGTACCACATTCTCAGGGAGTTTCTTTTTCTCTAAGAGATCACGGATAAGCATCATGCTAGCATCGATTCCTTCGGGCTCTCCGGGATGTATTCCATTGTTAATTAAAACAACAGCTTTCCCTTTGGCACGTAACGATACCGGATCAAAATCCTTTGATTTTGAGAGAACAAGCAGATTTAATGGTTTACCGATATCTGTGGTGCCATACTCAAGAAATTTAGCTTCAGGGTATTTTTGAACGATCTGCTTGCAAAACCCGATGAGTTCCTGGTAGGTTGCAGTTTCAGTTCCTCCACTTTTTTCGAAAGGAGTTTGTTGTGCGTAACTATTTAATGAGAGGGCGCAAACAGCTAAAAATGGAAGGACTTTCTTCATAAAACCTATGGATCGAATAAAGCCCTAAAATAGAAACTTTTGAATATTGCCCCTCTTTTTTTCTTACATCAGCAACCTGTCTATAGCCAAAGCAAGCTCACGATCTTTATTTGTCACCGTATTTCCGGAATCATGAGTAGTAAGGTGGATTTCAACTTTATTGTATACGTTGGACCACTCAGGATGATGATTCATTTTTTCCGCTAATAAAGCAACTTTAGTCATGAAGCCCCAGGCTTCCACAAAGTTTGAAAACTGAAAAGTTCGGGTTAGTTTACTATCAACTTCAGCCCACATAAGCGTTATGAATTGGTGTAGCCTAAATTTAGCAATTTCATGTAGCAACATTGCTATAATGCATTCATTTCTTCGCGAATTTTCTTAGGCAATCCTGCCACCACCAGATCATAGGAGTCATTAAGCCAACTGGCAATATCATTATCACTCAGGCTACCGTCAAACCGAACAGCGTTCCAATGTTTTTTGTTCATATGATAAGCGCCCTCAACCTCTGCAAATTTTTCCCTAAGCTCTATGGCTTTCTCCGGCTCACACTTCAAGCTGCAAACAGTAGGATTACTAATGCTGATAAGACAAAACATTTTGCCCATTACTTTAAATACCAACGCATCATTATCAAAAGGGAATTCTTCAGTAACTCCTTTTTTGCTGACACATAACTCTCGTAATAGTTCAATATTCATAGGGTATAAGATTTTAAGACTTGCGCAAAGTGTGCTATTTCCGTTTATAAAAATACAATGTTGGAACCAATCCTTTACGGCTTTCTATTTCACTTATTGTATAATAACCGCTATTATCGTTATTAAAGCCCACCGCTTCTCCCTGCATTTCCCTTTGATAGGGTAATAATTCGGGAGTTGCTGTTAATGCCTCGTTTATCGATTGCCCTTCCAATCGCTTCCAATAATAAATGCGGTAATAATCTTTGATGATTATTTCTTTACCATCAGAAGAAATGCTTCCTCCTGTGGCCTGACTTATTGGCAAAGAGCCTATATACTCTAACTTTGTTGATTTGATTGAATTTTGCGGAAATTTTGCTCTATAAATAGTAGCCGTTTTCCCCTTAGTAACGATATACAGATCTTTTGTTAGCGGATCAAGAAGTAAAGTTTCCGCATTATGCCTTCCATCGGGGTATTGAAAACGAAGCTTGTCTGGCCGATAAACCTTACTTTTTATAGGTAAGGAAGCATTGGTAAGATTAGGTTCTTCAAAGCGATATACAATGGCTGCGTTCATTAATTTAAAGTTATCGCCTATATCTCCTACATAGATGTAATGTTTACTTTCTTCAGGACCTCCTCCAACAGCAATATCTTCCCAATCCCAGTTTTTTCGACCTTTAAGCTTTAAGCTGCCCTGATATTCGCCCTTTGTATTGAGCAGATAAACTTTATTCGGGCAGAAACTATCTTCATGAACATATAAAAGCTCTTTATTGGTTCTGCCGGAAGCAATACCTGAGATTTCTTTTAGTGCATTATTGTTAACTGCAATCTTAGCATCAAATACAAACCGGTTATTCTCCTTTAGTCCGGACCAAGAAGTAACTGGAGTTGGACTTGTTTTCTGGCTTTTACAAGAAGACAGGCCTAAAAAAGTAATTGCTGTTATTCTTACTATTAAAGATCGCATAAATGTATTTTTTACCCCATCCCCGACCCTTCTCCTAAAGAAAACCGAAGAGAGCTCCCTTCTCCTAAAGGAGAAGGGCCGGGGATGAGGTCCTCCTTTTATGACAATAATTGATGCACTGCCGTTTTATCCAGTTGCTTTATAAAATTATCCTCAGCCACTATTAACGATTCAGCTAAATGGCTTTTACTTTGCTGCAGGTCGAGGATTTTCTCTTCAACGGTATTTTTGGTAATAAATTTATAAACCATCACCTGATTTTTCTGCCCGATGCGATGTGCCCGGTCAATAGCCTGAGCTTCAGCCGCCGGATTCCACCAAGGATCGATCAGGAAAACGTAGCCTGCTTTTGTAAGATTCAGTCCTGTTCCTCCGGCCTTCAACGAAATAAGGAATACTTTTACTGTGTCATCATTCTGAAAACGATCAACCTGGTACTGTCGATCTTGTGTCTGTCCGTCAAGATATGAATAGGCAATCTTTTGTTCTTCCAGGTATTGCTTCATCAACTGCAGATGCTGAGTAAACGAACTAAATACCAACACCTTGTTTCCTTCTCCTGTTACCGTTGAAAGCATTTCCTTTACCTCTTCAAATTTACCTGAATCACCTTCATAACCACTATCAGCCAAAATAGGATGGTTAGCCATTTGACGAAGTTTCATTAAGCCTTTTAATAGCATAAATCGACTTTTATCCACACCGAACTCATCCATACTCTCAAAAATCATTTTCCGGCAATCGGCTTTGATCTTTTCATAGGCATTTTGTTGTTCATCGCTCATTTCGACATAATGAACATTTATTACCTTATCTGGCAACTCATTAGCCACTTGCGACTTCATTCTGCGAAGAATAAACGGACTTATCATTGCCTGTAATCTTTTAGCTTTTTGTTCGTCTCCTTTCTTTTCGATCGGCTGCAGGAACTCTTGTTTAAAGTAAGTTTGGGTACCCAATAAACCCGGATTGATAAAATTCATTTGCGACCATAAGTCCATTATTGAATTTTCTACCGGTGTTCCGCTCAAAGCCAATCTGTGTTTGCACTGTAGTTCCATTACGGCCTTAGTAATGGCAGATGAGGGATTCTTTATTGCCTGCGCTTCATCTAATACAATATAATTAAAGTAAAACGACTTAAACAGATCGATATCTCTTGATAAGATTGGATAAGAAGTAATAACCAGATCATAAGCTGCAAAATGCTTGTTTTGTTTACTTCTTTCAGTTCCGGCATGCAATAAAATCTTTAAACCAGGAGTAAACTTATAGGCTTCCAAATGCCAGTTATAAATTAACGATTTAGGCAGTACCAGTAATGAAACATGCTGATCTGCATTTTCTTTCACACTTTGCAACAACGACAATGTCTGCACTGTTTTCCCAAGCCCCATGTCATCTGCCAGGCATCCACCCAAACCATACTCATTTAAGAAACGCATCCAGTTATAACCCGCCTTCTGATAAGAGCGAAGCTCTCCGGCAAAACCATGAGGCATTGTATAATCTTCAATCTTAGCAACATCCCGCAGTTTCTCTAAACGATCCGTCAGCTCAACATTAACCAGCTGGCCTTGTTCCAGCTCCTTTACTAAAGCATAATGATGTTTTTGCAAGATCATTTCCTGGTTATCGGTTTCCTGCATAAAATTCATTAACCCTGAATAATGCTCAATCCATTTCTCAGGTATAACAGCTATTTCTCCAGTAGGAAGCGAAAACTCCGTTTTACCACTGGTAATCAAGTCGTAAATCTTACGAAAAGCGATTTCATATTCTCCAAAACGAACACGGGCTTTAACTTCAAACCAATCGCGCTCCTCATTTACTGAAAGCTCAATGGTTGATTCGCCAAGAAAATACTTCTTAATCCCGGCTTTAGTTCCATGAGGTTGTTTTAGTTCAATACCATGTTCAGCAAATTCAGCGTGGAAACGATCGATCCAACCAAAGGCTTTATCTTTTGTCCATGCAAGCTTCTGTGCACCAAGCATAAGACCTCGTTCGGCAAGCCATTCAACAACTTTTTGCTCAAAGCTGCTGTTCCGGTTTACTTTATAAAAAACAGGACGGGTTGTATTGTAATCAAGCTTCACAGTGTTTCCTCCCAATCCAGCTCTAAACTGAAACTTATCGTATAAAAAATGAAGCTCAAAAACCATTTTAGATTCCGACTCTGCTTTTACTACAGCAAATAGGTCTTGTTGAGCAGTTGCTTCTTCTTGTAACTGCAAAACCGGCATCGGTTTATCTGTTGCATAGTTTACATCAAATCCGTCCGCTTCAATATCTCCTGATGCAAGTACCTTAAGCACAAATTGTTCAAAATATTCCTTTTCCTTTTCAGCAGGAACCACAATTGATGATTTAGTAAGAAATGGCTGAAGCTTTTTTCCATCAACAGCTCCCTCAAAATAATAAACCAAATTTTGATGGATTAAAACAGTTGGCTCGGTACTGAACAAGAAGGTTTGCGGTAAACTCAAATCCAATTCCTGTTTATCTGCACTTACTTTCAGCGAATATGAAAGTTCGGCTTCATTTCTTTTAAAGGAATAACCAACCATTGCTTTATTTTTTGCAAAGGCTAATTGTGACCACAACGGAGGCCCTTCTTTTGTAAAAAAGCAAATGATCTTGTTTAATGCCAACTCCAGAAACTTAAGCCGCAAACGATCTAAATGCTGACGAATATGTATTCTTACAGGATCTAACGTCTTATTCGTTTTGCCCGTTTCGTAATACTTAGTGATGAACTGCTGAAGGTTCTTTACGTCTTTATCTTTAAACTTTTTGACAATTTCCTGCGGATTCATTTGCTCTGAGAGCACCACTAATTCTTTATCATTCGTATCAGCAGTTGAGAAAAAATCAGTTAAGTTTTTCGATGTAATTCCACGATAGGTATAACTGCGATTTCCTTCCTCATCCAGTTGGATTAGGTAAGGTTCTACAAGAAATCCAAATTGAGGGTGACGAACTAATGTATAAATAAGTTGTTGGGTTTGGCCGGTATTTGTCATTGTATAACAAAACTACACAGAGTTTTTTCTAACGCAAAGTCCATGATACCCTACATACTCTAACCAGCTTTGTTTCTTGCAAGTAATTTATTTGGGCGCTCTGTAATAAATTTTTGTCGGACCAAAATAATAGT from Solitalea canadensis DSM 3403 encodes:
- a CDS encoding M14 family metallopeptidase encodes the protein MKKVLPFLAVCALSLNSYAQQTPFEKSGGTETATYQELIGFCKQIVQKYPEAKFLEYGTTDIGKPLNLLVLSKSKDFDPVSLRAKGKAVVLINNGIHPGEPEGIDASMMLIRDLLEKKKLPENVVLCFVPVYNIDGMLNRSPYSRVNQNGPKEYGFRGNYRNLDLNRDYIKTDSRNSQSFQQLFQEWKPEVFVDNHTSNGADYQYIMTYIATQKDKLNPAVSAYMNTQLIPVLLDKMKERKFEMIPYVNVWGDTPDKGYEGFNDSPRYSTGYSTLFNSIGFVVETHMWKPFDQRVWANYGFMDELMNIVEKDAKQIVETKRKADESIKTQKTFPLNWELDTAKKATLTFKGFEGVHKSSEVSGLDRLFYDHNQPYEKTIDYCNDFKPTQSIEKPWAYVIPQSWHKVIELLKLNGVQLKQLGKDMTLNGEMYRITDYKTAQRPYEGHYNHSAVQLRKDTMSVKFYKGDYVVQVDQPVNRYIVETLEPQAIDSYFNWNFFDSVLGQKEGFSDYLFEDMAAEMLKKDPSLKARLDAKRQTDPKFAQSAYAQLDFIYKQSPYYEPTHNRYPIMRLLQPVYLK
- a CDS encoding 4a-hydroxytetrahydrobiopterin dehydratase translates to MWAEVDSKLTRTFQFSNFVEAWGFMTKVALLAEKMNHHPEWSNVYNKVEIHLTTHDSGNTVTNKDRELALAIDRLLM
- a CDS encoding MmcQ/YjbR family DNA-binding protein, with the translated sequence MNIELLRELCVSKKGVTEEFPFDNDALVFKVMGKMFCLISISNPTVCSLKCEPEKAIELREKFAEVEGAYHMNKKHWNAVRFDGSLSDNDIASWLNDSYDLVVAGLPKKIREEMNAL
- a CDS encoding DEAD/DEAH box helicase; this encodes MTNTGQTQQLIYTLVRHPQFGFLVEPYLIQLDEEGNRSYTYRGITSKNLTDFFSTADTNDKELVVLSEQMNPQEIVKKFKDKDVKNLQQFITKYYETGKTNKTLDPVRIHIRQHLDRLRLKFLELALNKIICFFTKEGPPLWSQLAFAKNKAMVGYSFKRNEAELSYSLKVSADKQELDLSLPQTFLFSTEPTVLIHQNLVYYFEGAVDGKKLQPFLTKSSIVVPAEKEKEYFEQFVLKVLASGDIEADGFDVNYATDKPMPVLQLQEEATAQQDLFAVVKAESESKMVFELHFLYDKFQFRAGLGGNTVKLDYNTTRPVFYKVNRNSSFEQKVVEWLAERGLMLGAQKLAWTKDKAFGWIDRFHAEFAEHGIELKQPHGTKAGIKKYFLGESTIELSVNEERDWFEVKARVRFGEYEIAFRKIYDLITSGKTEFSLPTGEIAVIPEKWIEHYSGLMNFMQETDNQEMILQKHHYALVKELEQGQLVNVELTDRLEKLRDVAKIEDYTMPHGFAGELRSYQKAGYNWMRFLNEYGLGGCLADDMGLGKTVQTLSLLQSVKENADQHVSLLVLPKSLIYNWHLEAYKFTPGLKILLHAGTERSKQNKHFAAYDLVITSYPILSRDIDLFKSFYFNYIVLDEAQAIKNPSSAITKAVMELQCKHRLALSGTPVENSIMDLWSQMNFINPGLLGTQTYFKQEFLQPIEKKGDEQKAKRLQAMISPFILRRMKSQVANELPDKVINVHYVEMSDEQQNAYEKIKADCRKMIFESMDEFGVDKSRFMLLKGLMKLRQMANHPILADSGYEGDSGKFEEVKEMLSTVTGEGNKVLVFSSFTQHLQLMKQYLEEQKIAYSYLDGQTQDRQYQVDRFQNDDTVKVFLISLKAGGTGLNLTKAGYVFLIDPWWNPAAEAQAIDRAHRIGQKNQVMVYKFITKNTVEEKILDLQQSKSHLAESLIVAEDNFIKQLDKTAVHQLLS